In the genome of Chryseobacterium sp. 52, the window TTCACGATCTCTTCGCATCCTTTCCTCACCTTTGCCCGGATTCCGGTAGCTCCTGTCCCGAAAGCATAACCCAACATAGAGTCTTCTTCTTTATCTTCCGTACCAATTCCTTCTATGTAGATTCCAAAGTTCTTATCATATTGATCCCACAAACGGGCTACATTACTCCAGTCGTTATTATAACTGTTATTATCGCTGGGTTTTCCTCCGTTTTTTTTGTAGTCAGCAGTTTGTCCTATCCTTTCTGTAGTATTGGTTTTATTATTCAAAGTTCCGTCAAAAAACATCCCAAGAGTAATGTCTAACACTTCCTCTTTGGATATTTCAGGGGTATAATCTCCAAATTTATTATTGTGCATTGTTCTTATTTTTATATTAATGACAGAATACCTTCTTATCAGGTGGTACTTATTCTATTTTACGGGATAATCTGATTTTTGCTTTTGTAATGGGAAGCACCATATTTTCACTTTTTAATGATAAAACGGCACCTGTATTATCTGCATTGACTTTAATCGTAAAATCTATATTTTTTTCTTTTCCAAGCTTTTGGAATACTTCAAAAATTTCTTTTTCATCAAAAGAATCTACCCATACCGCATATCTGTTTTTATTCTGATCTCTCCAATAAAAACCGCAGAATTTTGGAACCGCCCGTTTTTTATAAGTATCATTTGTCAGGCTTTCTCCGAAAAGATTTTCCTGCTCACCGTTATAATTCGTTAATCCAAAATCGATCCATTCGCTGCCTTCGGGTAGGATCACAGACGGTTTCCAGTTATATTTTTCTCTATAAACATCATATAGATCTGCTGCAGGATACCCTTGCTGTTCTATTTTCGCTCTGATTTCCGGTTTAAATGTTTCATAAGAAGGATCTTTCAACATTCTGTCTGCAAAACCGTCTTTCAGCATATACTGCGCATTTTCGTATGCTTTTTCTTTGGTAATTATGGTGTCGTGAGCCTGGAAAACACCTACTTCTGTCTGATTTCCCGGACCATTGATCCATAAAACGACACGTCCTTTGGGTGCCAGCCCAACAATAAAATTACTATAGGTTGCTTTTTTACCATTATCCTGGTCTATAAATCCTTTTTCAAAAAGACCTTTTATTTTTTCTTTATCGAGATCCCATTTTCCGGTATAAAATTTATTTTCCACCAGAGAATACCAGGTAAATTCCAGTTTATTAGGTAAGTCCATATTCGCGGTTTCTACACTCATTGTTCCACCTTCATTACCCCAGCCCGTATTCTGTGTTCCCCAGATGGCATCAAAGCCGTAGGTGAAATCATCTGCAACGATGGCTCCTTTGTAAATTTCCATTGGATATTCCTGCGGTGCCGAGATGGTTCCTAACCAACTGTATTTTTCTTCCATTTTTTTATTTTGACAATTGATTAATGAGAAACTACTTATAATAAAAAGAATAAAAATCCTTAATTTATTTGTTTCCATGAGACATTATTTTCTTATTGCTTGCCAAAACAAGGTTGTTTTTCTGTGCTTCTACATTAATTTTCTGAGCAATTTTTTCAACCTTTTTGCCAACGTTCAGATGATAAGAGTCTGTGACTTTTATCTGTATATTCTTAGCTGTTTTTATAATAGCCATATCAGAAAAGTTTTGATTTTTCAGCACTGTTGAATTCTACAATCTTCCCACTTTGCATCGTCATATTTTCCAGCTCGCTGAACATGGATATTTCTCCGGCTATTTCATTAGACGTTTCAGACTGTCTTTTGAATTCTTTTTCTACCATTTCTGTTCTGGTATCCGAAGATTCCCGGATATCACCTGAAGCGGTCTGAACAATATCTTTTCCGGCTGTAGAAATAATACTGTCATTAGCAGCGCTGTTGATTCCTTCTCCAGCACTGATTGAGATTTCTTTTCCGGCGGTTATATTGATGTTATCTCCGGCATTCAGGGTAAAGTTTTTAGGCGCTTTCATGCTGATATTTCCTGCTCCATCCATAAAGTAGATATTTCCGCTCGGATCCATTATTTTCACACTTCCTTCCTCGTCATTCATCAAAATTCTGATTCCGCTTCTGGTTTGGATCGATTTCAGATGGTTATTGATTCCACCACCTAAGCCTATTCCACCATGGAACATTCCTCCCATAACGAAAGGTCTGTCGGGATGGCTGTGGACAAAGTTGATCATCACCTGATCTCCCACTTCGGGAATGGCTACATAACCTCTGTTTTGTGTAATTTGATCTGTTCCTCCTGCATCCGGGCTCATCATCCTGATAAAATGTGTTGTATCACTGGTCTGCCAGTCAAACTGCACCTGTATCCTGCCCTGACCTTCCGGATCTGAATTGGATATCACGACTGCCGTTTGCGGTTCAGCTTTTGGGATTTTGTATTCCGGTCTTGGAAGAAATCCTGTATCTGCTGCTATTCCTATAAAACTTCCGTTATAATGCCCTATTGTATCAATCTCATGCTCAGCTTCTGTGATCATTATTCTTGTGAAATAAGAAGTCTCATTAGAATCCGGTTTCCTCATCTGAACATCGGCTATACATCCCGGGTGAAGGAATGGAACCGTCGTATTTCCTGAAATAGAAAAAACATTCACGGCTTCACTTCCTGAAGCACTTTTCTGTGAATACTCAACGTCAAGATGGGTTGATGCTTTGATAGGTGCTATCTGAAGCGCAGGGGTTTTATAAATATTGTTGTTGTGATCGTAAGCTGTCTTTGCAATGTCACTTACATGCTGAATAGGTGTAGAACCTGATGTAAGTTTTTCATTTTTATTGCTGTTATATCCGTAAAACTGAGGCTTGGTATGTATTGCTTTCAGTTCAACTTTGATATCATTGGCACTGCTTCCGTAGGTCAGGATAATGGGTTTGTTCTGAGGCGGAAGTTTCCCGAAATGCAGGACTTCACCGTCATAAAAGAACTGTTCCCCATAGGCTTCAGCCATTCTTGCCAGATAGTTATAATGGGTTTCATCATACTGACTGCTGTAAATGATCTGGGAAAAATTATTGGCATCTATTCTGATATCAAAACGACCTTTATCAATCCCTTGTTTAATCACTTCTTCAGCAATAATTCCCATGTTGACAGGCTGATTTCCTCCAAAACTCTGGATATGGGATGCTCCATCCAACAGAATAGTAGGACTGCAACCGGTAAGCACTATGTTTCCAAGGCTCATTTTTTCCTGGCTGAATGCCACTCCTGTAATGATTCCTACAAAGGTTCTTTCAGGACTGTTGTCTATATCTTTATAGGAAATCACTGCGGTCAGACGTTTACCGAGAAACTTATTGGCATCTTCCAGTGAATGGGTCTGGCGGTCTCCTAAAGTATCGTGTGCCAGAGTCAGCGTAAATTCATGATGACGCTGGCTACTCTGTTTAAGTTTAAAATGCTTATAAAATTTAATAATCTTTCCCTCTATGACCAAGGAAAGCTTTACAAGACGGTTAATGCCTGTATGATGATTCTCGGACACTCCATCTGCATTTTGTGCAGGACGAAAAGCTGCTCCCGTTGATTTTTCAGGTATAGTAGACATATTTTATAAAGTGATTTGTGTTATAATGTGTATATTATTCATCAAATAGGGAATTTTTGAAAATAAACAAAGATTCTCTACCGGAAAACAGTATTCATATCAGGTAAAAAAAGACCGTCTTGAGGGACAGTCTCTTTATATTTTGTTCTATTCAGGACTTAGCTTAATGGCCAGAATCCGTCATAAAGTGAATTTCCGTAAGTGATGCTTTCTGCACTGATTACAAAGCTTACCAACATGCTATTGCTGTCGACAGCGTCAAAATCCATTTCATGCTGAATGACGTATCCGTTTTCCCATTTCAGGGTGATCAGCGTTCCTTCTTCATGAGATTTATTGAAAGTTACTTCACCGCTTGTCGGTTTATATTTTCCGTTCAATAAACTTTCCAGAATATCAGATTTCTCGGTTGCTTCGATGGTTACTTTAATCAAAGCGTTTGACGGATCAGACGCTACACGTCCTGAAACATCTGTAGATCTTGAAACACTGTAGTTTAATTTTAACAACTTTTGCCCTTCACCTCCATTGAATTTTAAGATTCCTCTTGAATTTCCTGCCATATTCTTACATTTTAATCATTTATGATTATACTATTCATAAAGTTTGTCTAACAAAGATAGACTTCATGTTCTAATTTAAAAAGTTTTTCCCTAACAGATTCATATTTTGTAGTAATTCTACGACTTTCTTCGGATCACTCCCTTTGGATATTAAAAAAATATCGTTTTCAGTTTTATTTTTTTTCAGTGAGCATGAATGTAAAAATGTTTATAATAATAAGATATGATCATAATAACCAGATTTACGGCAACCATAATCATCAGAATATTGCCATACTTCCTTTTTTTATCAACAAAACTCAGGCCTAATGTAAAAAAAAACACCAGCAATGTATAAACGGCAGGATACAG includes:
- the tssD gene encoding type VI secretion system tube protein TssD codes for the protein MAGNSRGILKFNGGEGQKLLKLNYSVSRSTDVSGRVASDPSNALIKVTIEATEKSDILESLLNGKYKPTSGEVTFNKSHEEGTLITLKWENGYVIQHEMDFDAVDSNSMLVSFVISAESITYGNSLYDGFWPLS
- a CDS encoding DUF2752 domain-containing protein; this translates as MKIEDFMLTCPSKKFLGVECLGCGAQRAVVLVFEGKFSEAFHLYPAVYTLLVFFFTLGLSFVDKKRKYGNILMIMVAVNLVIMIISYYYKHFYIHAH
- a CDS encoding type VI secretion system Vgr family protein, translated to MSTIPEKSTGAAFRPAQNADGVSENHHTGINRLVKLSLVIEGKIIKFYKHFKLKQSSQRHHEFTLTLAHDTLGDRQTHSLEDANKFLGKRLTAVISYKDIDNSPERTFVGIITGVAFSQEKMSLGNIVLTGCSPTILLDGASHIQSFGGNQPVNMGIIAEEVIKQGIDKGRFDIRIDANNFSQIIYSSQYDETHYNYLARMAEAYGEQFFYDGEVLHFGKLPPQNKPIILTYGSSANDIKVELKAIHTKPQFYGYNSNKNEKLTSGSTPIQHVSDIAKTAYDHNNNIYKTPALQIAPIKASTHLDVEYSQKSASGSEAVNVFSISGNTTVPFLHPGCIADVQMRKPDSNETSYFTRIMITEAEHEIDTIGHYNGSFIGIAADTGFLPRPEYKIPKAEPQTAVVISNSDPEGQGRIQVQFDWQTSDTTHFIRMMSPDAGGTDQITQNRGYVAIPEVGDQVMINFVHSHPDRPFVMGGMFHGGIGLGGGINNHLKSIQTRSGIRILMNDEEGSVKIMDPSGNIYFMDGAGNISMKAPKNFTLNAGDNINITAGKEISISAGEGINSAANDSIISTAGKDIVQTASGDIRESSDTRTEMVEKEFKRQSETSNEIAGEISMFSELENMTMQSGKIVEFNSAEKSKLF
- a CDS encoding DUF2931 family protein: MEEKYSWLGTISAPQEYPMEIYKGAIVADDFTYGFDAIWGTQNTGWGNEGGTMSVETANMDLPNKLEFTWYSLVENKFYTGKWDLDKEKIKGLFEKGFIDQDNGKKATYSNFIVGLAPKGRVVLWINGPGNQTEVGVFQAHDTIITKEKAYENAQYMLKDGFADRMLKDPSYETFKPEIRAKIEQQGYPAADLYDVYREKYNWKPSVILPEGSEWIDFGLTNYNGEQENLFGESLTNDTYKKRAVPKFCGFYWRDQNKNRYAVWVDSFDEKEIFEVFQKLGKEKNIDFTIKVNADNTGAVLSLKSENMVLPITKAKIRLSRKIE